The DNA segment TTGTCGGTTTTCAATGCTCTTCTTTACGTTTGATAAAATAATCGGTTTCATATTCCCCTCCTATTTATTCAATAGTGTCTTGAACAAGCTTAATAGCTCAGTATCTGAATAATGGTGCTGTCTTCCTATACTAATGGCTTTCATGAAACCCCGCTCAACTGTCTCAACCTTTTCTAACTGCTTCATCCCTGTATCTACTTCGGCAACAAAGGTTCCTTTTCCTTGCATGGTCCGGATCATCCCCTTCTCTTCAAGGTTGTGATACGCTCGTTTAGTTGTGATAACACTACAGGAAAGTTCTTTCGATAAAGCACGTATAGATGGAAGGCTTGCACCAGGTTCCAAATGACCTGAAATAATCAGAGCTTTGATTTGTTCTTCGATTTGATGATAAATGGGCGAACGGCTTGAATCTTCAATTTTAATTGGAAGTTTCATATGCTAACCTCCTTTGTATGATCACACATGATAATCCACCTTACACATGTATTGTTTCATGTAATAAAACGCTAACAGAGTTGTGATAACGAGTACGATCAAAGCAATCACTGAGGCAGTCACTGGATGATATGCTGTGTAATAATAAATTTCAGACACGATACCAGAACCCAAGTACAATTGAACCAACCAATGTAGGGCAAACAATAAAATGATGGTAATCACATTAAAAACAAAAAGGTACACTTTGGAATAACTTGCTCCTGCCTCTCCTATGACAATTGAACAAGCTATTACAATAGTTAGTACATTCCAAACAATAATCCAAGCGGGTAATGGAGTAAGCTCCTGAATAGTAGCAGGAAGTATCGTGAATAAAATAAGTACCAAAATGGTTTGAACTATGATATTAAGAGATAGAAATAGAAACAATCTTGCTTTAATAATGGTGTTTATTGAAAAGGGCATTGTTCTCAAAATAATTTGTAAGGGAGTGGCATATAAGCTTCCCTTATTATAAGAAAGATAAAACGCCTTTCTTCTTACCCCCATATGGAGCACCCAACTTACCGGAATAATTAAGAAATCTAATGCCCACATAGAACCGGGAGTTTCAAAAACAACCTTTAAGAAAGTTAACGATAACCCCATATATAATACGAATTTCAGCAATTGAGTTGGTTTAAAATTTCTAATCTCAAACATCATCAACTTCCAAACCTGCTGCCTCTCTGACATAGCCATCCTCCTAATATTTAGTGTTATAGTGTGTATATCTTTATATACACTATAACAGTGTGTATATAAAATGTGCAAGGGTCTTTTTTTATTTTTTTGAACAATTCATATTTTCATCCTTTCATTCATACAGTTAGAGGGATGTTGATTTAAAGTCATACGGAGGTGTGAGATGGCTGTTATTAAGGCATCTTCAAGTGATATTGATGTGTTGGCTCGTCTAATGAGAGCAGAGGCTGAGGGTGAAGGCGAACAGGGAATGTTGATGGCAGGGAATGTGATGGTAAACCGGGCACGAGTGAGTTGTTCGGATTTTGGCAATGTCAACACGATTCCTCAGGTTGCTTTTCAGTCACCTGGTGGCTTTGAGGCTGTTCAAAAAGGGTACTTCTATCAACGTGCAAGAGAACGCGACAAACGATTGGCAAGGCGGTTAATCAATGGAGAACGCTTTTATCCTGCTGACAATGCATTATGGTTTTTTAAGCCTGCAGGTGATTGTCCAGCCACATGGTATGGTCAGGTGAATTCGGGAAGGTATAAGTCGCACTGTTTTTACATTCCTACTCAGGCTGAATGCGCTGAGGTCTTTTCCACTTTTTAAATACTTAAGGAGGCATGTGTATGTATCAGCAACCTTGGAATTACCAGAATGGGTACTATGATCAAGGATATTATCGTCAACAACCACAGCAGGGTCAGCAAGGCCAACAGGGTCCTGAGCCGTATTTCTCAGCACAGAACTACCAAACACCAGGCTTTGCCCAACAAGCTCAGGCGGGAGCTACGCCGGCAGAGGGCGGAGCATCACTTCCAATTGAACAGTCGTTTATCGAGAATATACTCCGCTTAAATCGTGGAAAAAATGTGGTTGTTCATCAGACATTTGAGAACAATGATGAGTGGAATGCGCGTGTATTCCGCGGGCGATTAGAAGAAGCCGGCCGAGATCACATTATTGTTAGTAACCCTGAAACGGGAGAGAGCTACCTTCTTCTGATGGTTAACTTAGATTGGGTGACGTTTGATGAACCGATTACGTATTCGTATCCTTTTGGCCAACAGAGCTCAGACATCGGTACGTATTCTCCTCGGTAACATACAAAAATAGCGAACGTTCCATTATAGTGGAAGGTTCGCTATTTTTATTTGTTATAGAGAGCGCACGGCAAACGTACCAATTAAAATCCAGCCTATGATAAAAGCAAGACCTCCAATCGGTGTGATCGCTCCAAGCTTTGTAATGCCTGTCAGCGCCATAGCATATAGACTACCTGAGAAAAAGATAATTCCAATTACAAATGCCCATCCGGCTCCCGTTAAAAGGGCAGATGACGTCATTTTCATTCCTGCTAGTGCAACGGCGATGATACCTAAGCCGTGAATCATATGATATTGAACACCGGTCTGGTAGTTTTTTAGCATTCGTTCTGAAATTC comes from the Alkalihalobacillus sp. FSL W8-0930 genome and includes:
- a CDS encoding DUF423 domain-containing protein, with amino-acid sequence MVKLFLLIGSIVMALGVGIGAFGAHGLEPRISERMLKNYQTGVQYHMIHGLGIIAVALAGMKMTSSALLTGAGWAFVIGIIFFSGSLYAMALTGITKLGAITPIGGLAFIIGWILIGTFAVRSL
- a CDS encoding cell wall hydrolase encodes the protein MAVIKASSSDIDVLARLMRAEAEGEGEQGMLMAGNVMVNRARVSCSDFGNVNTIPQVAFQSPGGFEAVQKGYFYQRARERDKRLARRLINGERFYPADNALWFFKPAGDCPATWYGQVNSGRYKSHCFYIPTQAECAEVFSTF
- a CDS encoding GntR family transcriptional regulator — encoded protein: MKLPIKIEDSSRSPIYHQIEEQIKALIISGHLEPGASLPSIRALSKELSCSVITTKRAYHNLEEKGMIRTMQGKGTFVAEVDTGMKQLEKVETVERGFMKAISIGRQHHYSDTELLSLFKTLLNK
- the gerQ gene encoding spore coat protein GerQ encodes the protein MYQQPWNYQNGYYDQGYYRQQPQQGQQGQQGPEPYFSAQNYQTPGFAQQAQAGATPAEGGASLPIEQSFIENILRLNRGKNVVVHQTFENNDEWNARVFRGRLEEAGRDHIIVSNPETGESYLLLMVNLDWVTFDEPITYSYPFGQQSSDIGTYSPR